A DNA window from Meiothermus cerbereus DSM 11376 contains the following coding sequences:
- a CDS encoding SPOR domain-containing protein: MVTVLPVPQSPPAPSPAGKPVPAPPKVEERKTASPQQARPTPIAKAERPNLTAEAGNGWRVVVGSFSNRENAERLATTLRQQGYPAGLEASDDLTRVWVGPYSQARARAVADTLGQYQPQVGRVPATNPASPAPPQSETGAATSRYLQVGAFRSAQSAQAVIEAVRQAGYPVVLLQEGGLVKVRVGPLEDTAAAAADLRTRGLEVLEVR; the protein is encoded by the coding sequence GTGGTTACAGTGTTGCCCGTTCCGCAATCGCCCCCAGCCCCCTCACCTGCTGGCAAGCCTGTCCCGGCACCGCCCAAAGTAGAAGAACGGAAAACCGCCAGCCCCCAGCAAGCCCGCCCCACACCTATTGCAAAAGCCGAGCGCCCGAACCTGACCGCTGAGGCAGGGAATGGCTGGAGGGTGGTGGTGGGTTCATTTAGCAACCGCGAAAACGCCGAGCGCCTGGCCACGACCTTGCGTCAGCAAGGGTATCCGGCGGGCCTCGAGGCCAGCGATGACCTGACCCGGGTTTGGGTCGGCCCCTACAGCCAGGCTCGAGCCCGCGCCGTCGCCGATACCCTTGGCCAGTACCAACCACAAGTAGGGCGGGTTCCGGCCACCAACCCGGCTTCGCCTGCACCGCCTCAAAGCGAAACCGGGGCTGCAACCAGCCGTTACCTTCAGGTTGGGGCTTTCCGCAGCGCCCAGAGTGCCCAGGCAGTCATCGAAGCTGTACGACAGGCAGGCTACCCGGTGGTGCTGCTGCAGGAGGGCGGCCTGGTTAAGGTACGGGTAGGGCCCCTGGAAGATACCGCCGCGGCTGCAGCGGACCTGCGAACCAGGGGCCTCGAGGTTTTGGAGGTTCGCTAG
- a CDS encoding tetratricopeptide repeat protein, with protein MKQLLCAALLIVSLGWAQQNQPTPAIQQPLQQAQAALEAGRLNEAVQGFEAVIARDFSNYSAHFGLGLALYRLGDLRGAAFEFVQLTILDPNRFEGWFNLGVVRDRQGQAAEAAQAFARAIEVSEKAGLSASELKPAYVGQVKALRTQGQYEAAAAAARKGLEKMPGDAELTSLLADSLVKANKPLEALPVLYQILNNDPANLQAISQIADIYIAQGLPLRAQREIERGLEAAKDNAVRAQLLLKKSSLQQGREQQASLQEAIRLDPKLWAAHYNLGVARLRDGNARGALDSFQNAYAQNPDEPKVLLGLATTYDRLGQAAEAGRFAEMAVKTSQGAEKLEALFLLGKSSYALRRYSEAVEALLQVTQQKPDHAEAWFFLGVAQFSLKDYAAAAASLEKAQALAPSAATAANLGAALYSAGKYSDAERVLSQAVALDGRNAVAWYNLGLTLRSLGRVAEARRAWQRSADLGYAPARDLLR; from the coding sequence ATGAAACAACTTTTGTGCGCGGCGCTTCTTATTGTTTCGCTGGGTTGGGCGCAACAAAACCAGCCGACGCCTGCTATTCAGCAGCCCCTGCAACAGGCCCAGGCTGCCCTCGAGGCCGGGCGTCTCAACGAAGCCGTGCAGGGCTTTGAAGCCGTAATTGCCCGCGATTTCTCCAACTACAGCGCACACTTTGGTTTGGGGCTGGCCCTGTACCGCCTGGGCGATTTGCGGGGCGCTGCCTTCGAGTTTGTCCAGTTAACCATTCTCGATCCCAATCGCTTTGAAGGCTGGTTCAACCTGGGGGTGGTACGTGACCGCCAGGGCCAGGCTGCCGAAGCCGCCCAAGCCTTTGCCAGGGCAATTGAGGTCAGTGAGAAAGCCGGCCTGAGTGCCAGCGAACTAAAGCCTGCTTATGTAGGCCAGGTTAAGGCCTTACGCACACAGGGGCAATACGAAGCCGCTGCTGCTGCCGCCCGCAAAGGTCTGGAAAAAATGCCCGGCGACGCCGAGCTGACCTCGCTGCTGGCCGATAGCCTGGTCAAGGCCAACAAGCCCCTCGAGGCCCTACCCGTGCTGTATCAGATTTTGAACAACGACCCCGCCAACCTGCAGGCCATCTCGCAAATCGCCGACATCTATATTGCCCAGGGGCTGCCCCTGCGGGCCCAGCGCGAGATCGAGCGGGGCCTGGAAGCAGCCAAAGATAACGCCGTCCGGGCCCAACTGCTGCTCAAAAAATCCAGCCTGCAACAGGGCCGCGAACAACAGGCCTCCCTTCAGGAAGCCATCCGTCTTGACCCCAAGCTATGGGCGGCTCATTACAACCTGGGCGTAGCCCGCCTGCGCGATGGCAACGCACGGGGAGCTTTGGATTCCTTCCAGAATGCTTATGCCCAAAACCCCGATGAGCCCAAGGTGCTGCTGGGTCTGGCTACAACCTACGACCGCTTAGGCCAGGCTGCCGAGGCAGGTCGCTTTGCCGAAATGGCCGTCAAAACCAGCCAGGGCGCTGAAAAGCTAGAAGCCTTGTTCCTGCTAGGCAAGTCTTCATACGCCCTGCGCCGTTACAGCGAAGCTGTTGAGGCGCTTTTGCAGGTAACCCAACAAAAACCCGACCATGCCGAAGCCTGGTTCTTCCTTGGGGTGGCACAGTTTAGCCTCAAGGATTATGCCGCTGCCGCTGCGTCGCTTGAAAAAGCCCAAGCCCTGGCTCCAAGTGCCGCAACCGCGGCCAACCTTGGCGCAGCGCTCTACTCCGCAGGCAAATACTCCGATGCGGAGCGGGTGCTTTCTCAAGCCGTAGCACTGGATGGCCGCAATGCCGTGGCATGGTACAACCTGGGCCTCACCCTGCGCTCACTGGGCCGGGTGGCCGAAGCCCGACGGGCCTGGCAACGTTCGGCCGACCTGGGCTATGCACCCGCCCGGGACTTATTGCGGTAG